TAATTCATTAAATCCCTTTATATTTTTTCCATTTGGATCGTGAGTAACTGTCAATAGATCTATTTTGGACATGATTTATACCTTCAACACCTTTCGATAATAATTCTCCATTACAGCCTTTATTTCCTTTATTCTTATTCAACTAACCTGCCGAGTTGGTTCAATAAGAAAAAAAGCTTTACTCTTTCTTGAAGTAAAGCACCCGTTAGTTGAATAAATCCAATTATTAGCTATTAGCTATATCTATTACATTTTTCTACATATTTTTACTTTGTTGAAGAAGTTTAGATTGCCCTGTCCTTTCCCATCCTTCCACAGTCTCATATGCTTTTTCAGGAGTAAACCCTTTTCCTACAAGAACCCCCATTAGAATAAATTCTTGAAGAATATGAGTAGCATTTATTCCTCTTGCAACATCCTCCAATCCTTCATTTACCAAAAATTCAGTGTACCGTACCCATTCATCTGGAGTCTTGCCAGAAATAACTGTATTTCCATTGCTATGACTGTTTTCTTGTTCAGCAGCCATCGCATCTGCTTTCGTAGGATGAACAGTACCGAATGGATGGTTAGGAGGAGCATATATTGAATAAAGCTTTAATGGAATATTACCTGTATTTGTAAGATTATGCCATGTTCCAGCAGGTATCATGATTGCAGAATCGTCATATACATTTCTTCTGAAATTTAAATTATCTTTACTCTTGCCCATTTGAGTAATACCCTGACCCTGTTCAATACGTAAAAATTGGTCAACATCAGGATGTATTTCTAGTCCAATATCTTCTCCGGGATTTAGACTCATTAATGTAACCTGCAAATGGTTTCCAGTCCATATTGCAGTACGATAAGTGTTGTTTTGTTTCGTCGCTTCATTAATATTAATGACAAATGGGTCAGCTCCAAAATCTTTTAACATTCCTCTTCCATTATCATTAGAAACGTTATAGGATTCAAATTGATTTGCTCGAATTGTCCCATCAGGATAAGACCAGTTATTCGGGTTGCCACTATAATTATACGGAAAATTTCCATAATAAGGGTAATGATATAGATAACCATAAGGAGTATAATACACTTTTTCAATCCTTTCACAGATGTATGTATTATCATATGCTCCTATTTTAAAAATGTCCTTTTTATAATTTTAATAATGGAAACAAGTATTATTCTTACCTAAAAAAATAAAAAGCCGAAATAAAAAGTTCGGCTTTCAAAAAAAATTAATTTTGTTGCTCAGACATTAATTGGGTTCTTAATTGCTGAACTACACCTTCCGAAGCTGTAGCAGCTGGTTTATAGTGTCCCTTTTGAAGAGCATAACTATATAATGTTCGTTGACGAGATTCATCCTGATTTCTCATTTGAATCAAAGTCTGTCTAAGTTCCGAATTATTTGTTTGGGCGATGATATTGGCATATCCTGTTAAGCCTGCATTTAATCCACCTAGGTAATCATTGACCATTTCTTTATCTTGAAACATTTTATTCCTCCTTAATTTAAATATGACATTAAATCTTGTTGGGCTTTCTTTGCTGCTTGTGCATCTCTTTCAAAAATTGTTTTTAACTCAGTATCAGTACACCTCTGTGCATAAAATTCTAATTTTTTTGCTACGTTTCCATGTCCACCGATTAAACTTCGTAAGTGTTCTACTTCTAGTTCAGTTAAATTATGGTTCATTATTAATCCTCCTTTACTTTAATATATTCTCCCATTTTTAAAATTACATACATTACTTGATTCGTCCTTACATAATCTCATGATAAATGCATTGATTTTACTAAATCAACGTCGCGTTACTTTATTTCTTAACCCATCTCTTATTAAACTAAACTGCCGCGTTAGTTTAAGTGAAGCGTTTCACAATCTCACCTTTATTAAAGAATCAATTGTATCAGTGTCTAAAAAAAGCATTAATCCTTGTGGGATCAACGCTGATTAGAGTAAAACAAAAACTGGTATAAGTCTTATTTTTTCCGTACTTTCAAACCAGATATCGGTTTGTATTTTCCTAATGAAACAATATAATAATCTTCTCCATTATGCTCTATACGAGATGTTTCCCATTGGTTCCATTCGTTGTTCCAAACATCTAATGGTAAGCCCGAACTAAACTCGATTTCTGTCCCTTGGATTTCATAACGATTATTATTGTTTTTTACTAATACTCCTTCAGATATAACTGACTTATTCATCCATTCAATCTGCGTTTGTATATCTGCCAATTTAGATACGATAGTACGCACTGTATCATGTTGATATTTCTCTTCTGGATTATCGTAATTATATTCAAATTCGTCAGGTAAATTTCCATAGCGATCTTCTAGCTTAGAAATACTGTTTTCTATTTCTTCTAGTACTTTAAGAGCTAACTTTAATTCCATTATGCACCTTCTCCTTTAACGTCAATTCTCTAGGTTACACCTATATATTCCTAAATTATATTACTCCTTTATATCCCCCAAGTAATCCTTTACAAATTCTCTAATAAAACTATCTCGCTTCAAGAGGTC
The sequence above is a segment of the Psychrobacillus sp. FSL K6-2836 genome. Coding sequences within it:
- a CDS encoding spore coat protein translates to MFQDKEMVNDYLGGLNAGLTGYANIIAQTNNSELRQTLIQMRNQDESRQRTLYSYALQKGHYKPAATASEGVVQQLRTQLMSEQQN
- a CDS encoding DUF5348 domain-containing protein, with amino-acid sequence MELKLALKVLEEIENSISKLEDRYGNLPDEFEYNYDNPEEKYQHDTVRTIVSKLADIQTQIEWMNKSVISEGVLVKNNNNRYEIQGTEIEFSSGLPLDVWNNEWNQWETSRIEHNGEDYYIVSLGKYKPISGLKVRKK
- a CDS encoding cupin domain-containing protein; its protein translation is MYYTPYGYLYHYPYYGNFPYNYSGNPNNWSYPDGTIRANQFESYNVSNDNGRGMLKDFGADPFVININEATKQNNTYRTAIWTGNHLQVTLMSLNPGEDIGLEIHPDVDQFLRIEQGQGITQMGKSKDNLNFRRNVYDDSAIMIPAGTWHNLTNTGNIPLKLYSIYAPPNHPFGTVHPTKADAMAAEQENSHSNGNTVISGKTPDEWVRYTEFLVNEGLEDVARGINATHILQEFILMGVLVGKGFTPEKAYETVEGWERTGQSKLLQQSKNM